From the genome of Larimichthys crocea isolate SSNF unplaced genomic scaffold, L_crocea_2.0 scaffold288, whole genome shotgun sequence:
tacactgttctacattgattttgagtcaataggtcacatgGCCTCGAAGCTATTGAGCCTTAaaactcatatttacattatgaaatatattaaaaaaatcataaaaaaatatgacaagtgttaaaatgatatgaaaagaggtataaatatatttcataatgcaTGTATGAGCATCGAAGCAGTGCAGCATCATACTTGTTtcatgagacacacttttttttttaaatcaaaccattcttcatattttataaatacacgtttaatacatttaacacccacgtcttattttgaaaatcggaagtgtccacacgctgtATTTGCCATAAGGTAGAcgaataaaacacagaacaaatgtattatacatttgttctatgttttattctatttattttttactttgataacagatgttttttttttttttttgcagtcaatTGGGGTCTGTtccaaataaatggaaaaaagctAGTCTTttgaatgtgatttaaaaaaaataaaaaccgtGACCCCCATACCGAGGTACATACCGAACTGTGACTTGTGTGTACCGTTACACCCCTAGTGTGTACACGTATTCAGCCCTGTTTAACGTGAGCTGTCATCTCATGCAGGTCAAGCAGCTCTGATACAAACACAGCTCACTGTGATGGCAGCAGTCGGAGATGAGGCTTGTTTGAGCTGTCAGCTGACTCCACATAAAGAAGTTCTTCAAGTCACCTGGCAGAAACTTTCACCTGAGGCGGAGAAGGATGTTGCCACATCCACCAAACACTTTGGTCTTCAGGTGAACCCTGGCTTCAGAGATAAAGTGGAGTTTAAAGATGCTGGACTGCAGAACAGCTCCATAGTTATCAGGAACGTGACGGAGCAGGATGAAAGCTGCTATCAATGTTCGTTCTACACCAACCCTGAAGGTGCTCTCACTGGTAGAACCTGCCTCAAAGTCTACGGTGAGAAACTAACATACTGGACAAAAAGCATCATGTCACAAGTTGATGTGTTTGTAACGACTTCCTTCATGTGACatttgttaaatatgttttctctgcagagctgcatgaaCCCGTCCTACATGTAGAGTCAAACTCTGCTGAAGAGGCAGTTGTGTCCTGCTCGGCCACAGGTCGACCTGCTCCCACAGTAACATTAAGAGTCCTGCGACAAGACCTCCACCTGTCAGACTACAGCTCTGTCAGTgtcaccaacaccaacagtaCAGTCACTGTCACCTCTACAGCTGTGCTGTCTGGTTTCCGTGATGACAGCACACAGGTTGGATGTGCAGTACGAGTGCTCTCTGGTCCTCAGAAAgaggtgttgatgatgattcCTGAGGTCAAACAGTCGTCTGCTGATGGTGAGAAACACTTCCAAAGCTGCAGATTCATAGATTGATAGTTACTTTATGAGTCTGATGtttggctttctgtttgcaggttTTGATGAGTTATCTGGATCTAATAACCATGATCACAGTAAGTTAATGTTCAGATATTCTCATTTGATCTGTCATATTTTCTGAGTGTATCATATCAactattttcctctttttctcaaaGGGGGCATATTGATcagtgtgttggtggtgttagTCGTCTGTGGTATCTTTGCATTGGTCTTTCGTAAACTGGAAAGTGAAAACAGGTACTTCTTTAAACAAATATCTGTGTCTCAGTCTGAGAGTTGACAAATGTCGTCCAACTTTAACTGTTCTTAAATCTTCCAGTCTGTCACACAGGGACAATGAGATGGTTCAAGTTAcagtcaaagacaaagaagagtAAGACACTTTTCCTGCtgttgttatatattatattaactTATATCATTATATACATGTTTCTTTGAATTGTTCTCCGAAGCACCATCATTGTACACTTCACATGCTGTTGTTGAGATGAATTTAATCATAgtataatgtaataacatgagtgtactttgttttttactcaAAGGCTCCAAACACTGTCTGCAGAACAGGAGATCAGACAGCTGACACCTGAGAAGGAACAGACAACCAACGGGCTAAAGGTGACGCCTTCAACTGCAAGAAGACTTGACTTTGACCTGTCTTAACATAATGTAGCACAATATTAAGAAAACAAGTGCACAAGTATGAGCATTAAcaacaaaagcattttttaaatcacagttaTATCTTCATCTTCTATGCAAATCTTCTATGCAAATGCTTAacattgcacattttaaattaatctgtacatatttaaatcctatgcaaatgtttattttctggtgattattACTATTTTCATTGTGTATTTATGCTATTTTCAGTGggtccatattttatattacaccAAGAAGACTTGACTTTGACCCGTCTTAACATAATGTCCTCcttctcagcttatgtcctcctctgtaagtcgctttggataaaagcgtctgctaaatgcaatgtaatgtaatgtagcaTAATATTAAGAAAACAAGTGCACAAAAccaaaagcatttttaaaatcacagttATATCTTCATCTTCTATGCAAATGCTTAacattgcacattttaaattaatctgtacatatttaaatcctatgcaaatgtttattttctggtgattattACTATTTTCATTGTGTATTTATGCTATTTTCAGTGggtccatattttatattacagcAAGAAGACTTGATTTTGACCAGTCTTAACATAATGTAGCACAATGAGATAAATGAGGAGGTTGAAGCTACAGTCGCCATAATGAGTGAGGCACTTTCCTGctgttattatgtattattaactTGTATGCATTCCCAAAATTCCCAAAACTACCATCTCAGACAACAAGGTGTCAGCGGCAACTGTTTATACCATAGACAGTAGAAAATATGAACGTTGTATCTATGACATTATTCACAGAGCCGTGGGTAGAGTGTACGCTGTGACTACAAATGTAAATCCTAAATTTAGTGATGTTAATTCTCCTCACCCAGGAGTTTTTGTAATTTGTTATTTAAGTCAATAGACTGTTACTGCATTGACATGATGTTCCTGTACATGGAGGATCGACTGtgttacatttcaaataaatatgcaaTTCTTcagtaaaaacaggaaaatgtctttttggttatcttgtgaaaaaaacatctgtcaactctgactgactgaaatcacaaaaatcttcatctttgctcattttttgTGCTGATCATACAGCCAGGATGTACAGATGATGAGTTTCAGTGATGGAGCTGGTGCTACTAATACTTCAGGAGGCTGGTGGGATATGtagttgttttattaaatatgttgtgttgtaGGAGGACCATAAAACACCCAAAGCTTATAACTGTACATGTGTTATACATagaataactgtaaaaaaaagtagttgAAGGAAAGATGACTCCGTTCAGCTGTAGTTTTATCTAATGACCACTAGGTGTCTCTGTTTGCTAAGGTTTACTCAAGTTGATGGCCGACTGGCTCTGCTGCTATGAGCCACTGATTTAGCCTCTGCTACTTCAtgtactgtagtagtagtagtagtagtagtagtagtagtagtacagaCAGAAGATGGCACACATTGGAGTCCTGTATCTCCTTCCTGTGCTCTGGGTCATTAATTAATAGTTATTATGAATGTCATTCTGTATAAATGAGCGTTTTGGTGACAGATTTCATCACTGACTTGTAGCTGCTCATTGAAGGACAAACCACAGTGTTGAGCAGAAGCTATTCTAGAGAGTATCTCACATCCCTAATGCTGATATTCAGTGTACAATgtaaagttttattgtttttttctttgtttgttaattATATGCACATTTTCAATTGGACATGTTTCAAAAACGTTCAGACAGGCTGGCAACAGGATAGTAACATGAATGAGtaggattcattttatttattaatttatacaTTGTTTGCATATTCCTTTATTTAACGAATGTTAAATTGAGGATTTGGATTAATTTATTATGACTTTACTTTGATAAgcctaaaaacagacatttgtagCGAATATGTGTTTGTAGAGCAGATTATTGAAGAGCTACATTCATCAAAACGAGTGTGTAAATATTGACACATGTTTGCTCAGTCGTCATGAAACCGAAAGTAACTTGTGGTTGGACTGTTCCACTATAGGGGACAAGTAGACATTACGAGCTGCTAAAATCACATGTTAAGATCAAAAATAATGATCTATATAAAAGTATTGGCTTATTTAATACACAGTTGAATCTTCTCATATTATGCCTAGCTTCATATTTCTGAACgggatttgtttttacatcacTTTTGTGTTGACACTACCCCGCGGAAATGACAGATGCCACATTTGAATTTAGAACCGCCAAAATTCAAAGTCAGGAACAATGAGCATGTTGAACGGTGCAGTCCTCATGCTGCTTTTTGTCCTAAAAAAAGGTAAGACATGATTTAATTTAGTAAAACTATTACACGTTTTTCGGCCATAGAgagaaaatacatacatattgaGGTCACGTTTTGCAGCATCCAGCATTAGAAACGTGCATGTGAGACATTTCATATTATAGGTTATTCAGACATATCGTAGTTG
Proteins encoded in this window:
- the LOC109139315 gene encoding OX-2 membrane glycoprotein-like isoform X1 — translated: METMLQIFVLAALILKGQAALIQTQLTVMAAVGDEACLSCQLTPHKEVLQVTWQKLSPEAEKDVATSTKHFGLQVNPGFRDKVEFKDAGLQNSSIVIRNVTEQDESCYQCSFYTNPEGALTGRTCLKVYELHEPVLHVESNSAEEAVVSCSATGRPAPTVTLRVLRQDLHLSDYSSVSVTNTNSTVTVTSTAVLSGFRDDSTQVGCAVRVLSGPQKEVLMMIPEVKQSSADGFDELSGSNNHDHRGIWISVSLLVVLVVCGILTLFFLRRKRRNQNSLSHRNVKMNEMVQVTVKDTEETESSSLPHRDNEMNEEDEATVKDTEETEASSDTQNKVQIRRRTSPEKDQSGDNSNPTPSLSKTR
- the LOC109139315 gene encoding OX-2 membrane glycoprotein-like isoform X3, with protein sequence METMLQIFVLAALILKGQAALIQTQLTVMAAVGDEACLSCQLTPHKEVLQVTWQKLSPEAEKDVATSTKHFGLQVNPGFRDKVEFKDAGLQNSSIVIRNVTEQDESCYQCSFYTNPEGALTGRTCLKVYELHEPVLHVESNSAEEAVVSCSATGRPAPTVTLRVLRQDLHLSDYSSVSVTNTNSTVTVTSTAVLSGFRDDSTQVGCAVRVLSGPQKEVLMMIPEVKQSSADGFDELSGSNNHDHRGILISVLVVLVVCGIFALVFRKLESENSLSHRDNEMVQVTVKDKEELQTLSAEQEIRQLTPEKEQTTNGLKVTPSTARRLDFDLS